Part of the Phycisphaerae bacterium genome, CGCATCGCCGAAAGGCAGCGTGTCCCCTTCCTGCCAGAGGATGTTGCCCGGATCCACGAACTGGTCGTAGACGATGCGATCGATGGCGTCGTGAATTCCGGTGATCTGGTCGACGATGGCGCCCTTGTGCGCGTCGACGTACACGAACTCGCGCACGTTCGAGCCGTTGCCCACCACCAAAAGATGACCATTTTCATCCACGATGTGACTGGGAGATTCCAAACAGGCCTGCACTTCCGCTTCGACGGCCTGGCCCAGCAAACGCTGGGCGCCGCTCCGCAGAATCCCGCTCAATACATCGCCTGATGTCTCGGCTGGCACAGCCGGCGAAGATGCGATACCCTCGTCCATTCGGCGCACTCCGCGGCCCACGTGGGTCGTTTCGATGCTCAAAATTCCACACCGAGGGTACGCCGCCTTTCTTCTCACGCCATCCATAACTTTGGGCTATATCTCTCATCCCACGACCCAATTGGCATGCACCAATCTGGGCGTCGTGCTCTTGAATGAAGGCCGCGTCAAGGAAGCGGAGGTCCTATTTCGCGATTCCGTAAAGAGCAGTCGTTCATAATTCAATCCGATCAACGAAATCCGGATGAAGTCCATAAGTAATCTCATCGATGCATTGTTCTTGGAAAGGGAACCGCTCGAGGCATAATCGCATTGCCACGAATTGCTCCTGGTACGTCGAGATCTGAATCCGTCGACTCAGGTTCTGGTAGCGCAGACGCTTGAGCAACTGGGGCATGCCCTTTACGTGCAAGGGAGGTACGAGGCGGCGCACGACGCCTGGCAGGAATGCGTGGCCTTACGACAGGGAATATCCACCGAGCACTGGCTAACGTATCGGGCAGGAGGCCTCTTGAGGCAATCCATAACGGCGCTCGGCCGTTTCGAGCAAGCGGAGCGCCTGCTACCGGATAGCTACACGGCTCTCCTCGCGCAACGCGATGTCATTCCGCAGGTCGGCGGAGGCATTTGCCTGAACGACGCACGCGATCGACTTGTGGTACTCTACGAGGCTTGGGGAAAGTCAGACGCCGCCGCCCGTTGGAAATCCACGGGCGAATCGGCCGGTCATTGAGTGGCATTGGGTGGGCAGGCAACGTTCATGTGGTTCACGGGACCGAAGGCCGAACGCGCGAATCGCACCAACGTGCATTTGCCGTTGGAGCTGCTACGGAGCGATTATGTTTGATGGAGTCAACCGTTCCGACTCGATGGCGCTACGCAGGGACCTTCTCTCTCGTTTCAATGAGGGCCGAGCGCACGATCTGAGGGCCGAAATCTGCCCGATTGCTCTCGTTCTGGCTGGATCAGCCTCACAGGTGAGAGTAAGTCGCTGGACGGCTCCTCGGCACCAGTTTTCCTCCAATAGCGCGGACCTGAGTGCAGTGCCAAGCCAAGGCGTTGGGCAGCAAGGAGGGTGGCGAGTCGTAAACGATTTTCTGACAAAGAGTTGGAAATGGGCGATACAGGACTCGAACCTGTGACCTCCTGCGTGTAAGGCAGGCGCTCTGGCCAATTGAGCTAATCGCCCGGCGATCGTAAGTTATTGAAAATCAAGAACTCCCGGTTGTCAACGCGCATCGCACTCACCTCCTGGGGGCCTCGGGCGTCAGTCGTGTTGCTGGCTTTGCCTTCAGACACAGTTCCTGGCGCCTCCAAAAGCTCCTCGTATCTGGCGATAACCGTCCTTCCCGGCAAGACGCCGAGGTTAGTGGAACGAATACGCAACCTGCGCCAAGGCAATCACCAGCCGGACCTCGAACACTGCGATCTCCTCGAAACCGCGCTCGCAGCGCCAGATTCGGCCATCAACCTGCCGTGGCGAACGCAATTCGGCCGACTTGACCAGGTTCTTGGTGCAAGGCGATTCAGCCAGTCGCGGTGCCCACGAGTTTTAACAAGGCCTCGACAGCGGGGGCCCGCGGCGAAGCCCCAGTTTCCCCCGCGGAGGCCGGCCTGTCGCGGAACGAAGGGCCACGCGGGGTCGTCGCGCGGTGCGCAAGAATCCCTCAGCTGAAAGCGCTCTTGTTGGCCCGACAGATTCGGTATCATATCCAGACTTTGTTGGGCGGAGACGGAGCCTCAACCTCGATTTCAGAAAGAAGGATATCTCATGCGGATCCTACTCGTACTCATGTTCCTGTCCGTCGTGGGATGCGGCAGGTCGGAGGAGAAGACGACCGTGAAGACGCGCGGAGGAACGGTCAAGGTCGAGGGAGAGAAGGTCACCATACAAACGGACAAGGGCAAGGCCACCATCGAGTCGAAAGGAAACTCGACCCGGATTCAAACGGACGAGGGGACGATCAGTGTTGGCGACAGCGATGTTCCGGACGGCTTCCCGCTTCCGGTCATAAGCGGCGCCAAGGTGGAGCACGGCGCCCACATGACCTCGCCGGACGGCGGCGAAGTATTCCAGTTGAGCATCGCTGTGCCGACCCCTGTCAAGCAGCTCGCCGAGTTTTATGAGAAAGCGTTCAGGGATAAGGGCCTCAAGGTGACTCGCAATGAGCAGACGAGCGATGAAGCCCAGATGGTCATGCTCTTTGGCGAGTCGGAGAAAGTACAAGCCACGGTGACGGTAATCCAAGAAGCTGGGGCTGACCAACCCAATGCGACGATCTCCTGGAGCCTCAAGAAACAGGATTAGCACGGACGCAGTACAATCCGGCATGGAGCACGCTGCTCTGGTGCCCTTCCTTTCCGCGGCAAGCGTGGACTCGCCTTCGAGAGCAGTTAACCGCCATATTTCTTGAGACGTCGAGTGAAACGGGCCGATTCGCTGCGGTCGGGCCCGTGAGCGAGCCCGGACACACCGCCCCCTTTTTTCCCTGGTTGATCTTGATTGTCGGTTACGGATGGTGCACCACGACGCAAGGGCGGTACGTCGCGGGGTCTTCACCAGCGCGCAGGCCGCGCTGCTGAGCAACAGCCGCAACTGGTTGGCCACAAAAGAGTGGCAACTGGCCCGATCGGCGAAGAGCATAAGCTGCTGCTCCTTGATGCGGTTCTTCAGGTTCCCGCGCGGCTTGGATATGCCACGGGCCCTCCATAGGTAATAACGCGCAAGGGCGCTCACTGAATTACGCGCGCCGAGTGAGCGCCCCGAAATGTGGCGCGGTCATTTAGTTGAGCGTTCAACTCAAAATAGCAGCAAAAATCATGGCCTGACTGTGTTGCTTTATTCACAACCATGCTGAGAAGCGGTCGTAATGCGTATCGAATTCGGGGCGCGGGGGAGGGGTTCTGTCGGGGGCGGAATGCACTGCTCCGATGCGTAATCGCGTCGCATGCTGTGCACCAATTCGGGCTCGCTGATAGGCGTCTTCGCTCGGCTCTGGAGACTGGTTCCTCGAATCGAGGCGTGACGTTGGTCCCATGCGATTTCGAACGAGTTCATGTAGGGGGCCGTGGGATTCACGTCGATTCGCTTTTCATTGTATACAACCCGGGGATCACACCGATCAGGGAGAGTTCGTTACTGAGCTGCACGAAAGAGATACAGTTTTGAAGCAAGCGAGGGTAGGTCCATGCGGGGCCGGAACCATCTCCCACCATCCGCGTCATTCCTCTTCATAGAACAGGGTGCCGAAGCAGCGCATATGTTGCTTTCTCACGGCAGCACCAACGCCAAGCCGAGTGCGGTAAATGCCTTCAAGCATCGCCCGATGGATCAAGTGGCCCAGGAGCTCGCGCAGCCGGGGAATTGAAAGTCAAGTGCGCCAGGGACGAACGGACGCGTGGGGGGTATTATGCGTTTTGCGAATCTGATTGGCTGCGCAAATCCAACTGGGTCGCTGTGCCCAGGGCCTGCTTTCGTTCAGCGATGACCGATAATCCGAGCACGCCTATTGAAAATTGCCTTTCTCGAGTCCCATCGCTACCCTTGAGTTCGTTCGGGCACAGTTGTTATTGAGCGCGATGAATTTGACCTCGGCATAAGGCGTGGCCGATCGGGCGGCGCCGAAACGGTAAGGGGACTCAATATGCGCACCGCAATGCTGTTGCTATGTGGTTTGTGTTTGCTGACGCACGTGGGATGTGCCGGGGTCCCGGCGGGCGGCGGCGACACTTCGGGCAACGATAACGCGAGCAACGACAACGTAAGCAATGACAACGCGGGTGACGCCGGCGGGCCGCAAGAGGGTTGGCAGGAGGTCGCCAGACTCGATGCCTTCGACCCGCAAGGGGACGATCTCTACGGCGATGCCGTAGGAACCTCGGGCGACGTCGTGGCCGTCGGCACCCAGCACAAAGAGACGCTCGCCGGCGTCGTCGACCTCTACGTCCGATTCGGGGGAGAGTGGCGTTACAGCCAGCGGCTGCCCCGGGGCGCCGCCCGATTTCCCGAGCAGGGCTTCGGCTGTGCGGTCGCGGTGAGCAATCAGTTCGTGTTCGTCGGTGCTTTGAAGCACTCCATCGAAGGTTCCTTCGGGATTCAAAACGGCGCCGTGTACGTGTTTCGAAACCTCGGCCCGTCCTGGGAGCAGGCGCAGTTGTTGACCGTCGTCGACAGTGATGATTTCGAGTATTTCGGGAACAGCCTGGCGTTCGAGCCGGATCAGGGCCGGCTCGTCGTCGGCGGCGTGGGACGAGGTAACTCGCAGGGCGCCGCGTACGTCTTCGTCACCAATGGATCCATCTTCACCCAGGAGGCCAGACTCACGGCTTCTGACGGCATCAACTTCGAGGACTTCGGAGACGCCGTGGCGACCGAGGGACAGACGATAGTGGTGGGCGCGTCCAATCAGAACTTCGGCACCGGGGCGGTCTACGTCTTCGAGCGTGAAGCCGACTGGGTGGAGCATCAGAAGATCCTGGCGCCGGACGCGGATCAATCCGACAAGTTCGGCGCCGCGGTCGCCCTTGACGGCGACACGCTGGTCATCGCCGCGCCTTCCAAGAAACGGCCGGGTGACGAACTACTTCAGGCGGGCGTCGTTTACGTTTACGAGCGTTTCAATGGAGCTTGGGAAATCTCCCAGACTATCGTGCCCAATGACCGTGACGCCGGCATCTTCGGAGATTCCGTGGCCCTCCGGGATGGCGTGCTGGTCATCGCAGTTCCCTCCAAGTCCGAGGCCGTGATCCTCGAGAAGCAGGATGGACAATGGGTCGAGGTCGACCGGGTCTCATCTGGCAATGAGGTATTCGTGCTCGACTCGTTCGGCAACGCCATGGCCCTGCAGGACGGAACGCTGGTGATCGGGGCGCGCTCGGCCGACGTGGGCGGGCAGCGCGCGGCGGGTTCCGCGTACGTGTTCGAGGTGGCGGACGGTGACGGCGTTCTGATCGACGACGGCGTGCGGGCGAAGTCGGCGGGCAGGTGAGCACCTGGCGGAGCCCCCTCCGCGGGATCGGCCGCGATCGCACGACGCGAACGCAATGCTTCCAGCGTCGTACGCGTCAGTGATTCGCCCTTTTTTGCAGCAGCCTACGGGCAATCCTGCGGTGCCGCGAATGGATACGGCTTCAAGCTGAACGCGTTGACGATCCAGAGGATTTCCGAAACTTCGCATTTATGGATTCAGCGCCGCCATAAGCGGCGGCGTCGGACACAACGCCGGCGACGGTGGCGTCGGCCCGTGAATACCCGTGGGGAACGGCGTTGGTTCCGGATACGCGTACGGATAGAACTCCTTGCCTGATCCCACGCTGAACGCGTTCGCCACACGTAGCACGTCCGGTCCGATGACCACGCGGTCCGTCGGCTCGGGGTTTACGTCCACCCAGGTAAAGTGCGGCGCCGTCGGGAGCGATGATACGGCTTGCAGTGCCGCGGAAATGTCAAACCCGCTTACGTTCCTGTTCGGCGGTGTCCAAGAGTTCGCTGGCGTAGGCGGCGTCGTTGAACCGTCGCCGCCGGCCGAAAACAAACCCACGACATCTGCCCACAGTCGGGCGTTGGCTGTGGTCGGAAGCGCGGCGGTGTGTACCGTCAGTGCCGGAGAAAAACTCAATCCATCGTGTCCGCTGAATAATCCACGTCTACGCGCCGGCGTTTTGGCCTGGCATGCTGTCGCTCATGAGCAGAGCAAACGATGCGGCCGGGCGGTGGCGTGAGATTCTCCAGCGGCAGTCCAGCAGCGGGTTGTCGGTGGCCGCGTTCTGTCGGCGGTCGCGCATTTCGCAGGCCTCGTTCTACACCTGGCGTCGGAGGCTCCGAGACGGGGCGACCCCGTTCTTCGCCGAGGTGCACGTAACTCCAGATCCGCGTTCGACGAAGGTGCCTTCCGTACCTTCCCCGACCCAGCGTCCGCTCGAACTGGTTCTCCTTGGCGGTCGCAGCGTCGTGGTTCGGCCGGGCTTCGACGCGGCGACGCTGCTGGCGCTGGTCAGCGTGTTGGAGCGCGGTACCACCGAGGATGATTTTGTGAAGGTCGGTTCGCGGCGTGCCGTAAGCGCCGATGCGGAGTCCGGCGCGTGATTCACCTCCCGTCCCTGGCCCAGCTGGACCGCGCCGCCAAGACCCGGATCTGGCTGTGCACCGGGCCGACGGACATGCGGCGGGGATTTGGTACGCCAGGCCAAGCTTGGCGCTTTCAGCGGGTGAGATTCCCGCCCTGGCAAGGGGAGGAGCCACCCCACCAGGAATCGAGTCTTGGGCTCATGGAGGCAACGACATGAGTTAAGTGTAGACAGAGCGACATCTGGGCCGTAACGCAAGTGAAGCGGTTGAGCCTCGTGACAACAACAACCGAGGGCCGACGGAATCGAACCTCCGGAAGGCACAAGTAGGCGACCACCAATGGCCAGGTCGCTGGAGACCTCGGCGGGGTCTGAGCGCACGGCACGGATGGAAACGGAAGCGTCAGGAACCTGGGAGATCCACTGCGGTCTCCGGCCGTAACGGCCGGAGTATGCGGAGCACGAGGCACATCCGAAGGCAAGCAGACGCCACAGTGGAAGTCGGACTCGCTGATAGTACTCGGAGCACGGGAGAACCGTGTACATGGGGAAGCGGCGAGCAGGACGAGTTCCTTCATTCACGGATACATGGCCTCCACTCAGAGGGAGGACCGCCATGACAACGGAACTGAGGAAGGTAGTCGATAGGGCCCAAGCCGATCATCATGTGCGTTTCACGTCCCTGGCTCACCTGCTGACCCTGGAATTCCTCGCGGAGACCTGGGCGCTGGTGAACAAGCGCGGGGCGCACGGCGTTGACGGCGAGACCGTCAAGGAGTTCGAGGAGAACCTGAAGGCGCGGCTGGAAGACCTCCACCAACGTCTGAAGGCAGGAAGGTATCGAGCGCCGGCAGTCCGCCGCGTGCATATCCCCAAAGGCCCGGGTAAGACTCGGCCGCTGGGGATTCCGACCGTGGAGGACCGGCTGGTACAAGCCGCCGTCGCTCGCATCTTGAGCGCGGTCTTCGAGCCGGTGTTTTGTGATTGCTCGTTTGGATATCGACCCGGTTGCAGCGCGCACGATGCACTGCGCCGCCTGAGAAGTCATCTCATTGGTGGCAAGGTCATGCACGTGTACGAGGCAGACATCCGCTCGTATTTCGATCGAGTAAATCACGAATGGCTGCGCCGGATGCTGGCCCAGCGGATCGCCGACCCTGTCATCATGCGCCTGATCAACAAATGGTTGCGCGCGGGTGTGATGGAAGACGGCGTGACGATACGCCAGGAAGGGGGAGTCCCTCAGGGGGGTCCCATCAGTCCCATCTTGGCCAATGTTTACTTGCACTACGCGCTGGACCTCTGGTTCGAGCGTCGGTTCAAGAAACACTGCCGGGGACAGGCCTGTCTGGTGCGGTTTGCGGACGATTTCGTAGCGACTTTTCAATACGGATCGGATGCGGACAGGTTTGGCGCAGAACTGCGTGCTCGCATGGAGATGTTCGGTTTGGAACTCTCTCCGGAGAAGACGCGGCGTCTCCTGTTCGGGCGCTTCGCCAGAGAGCGGCTTGCCGCTCAAGGCAAGCGACCCGACACCTTCGACTTCCTCGGGTTCAAACACGTGTGCGGCGTGGATCGCCAGGGACGATTCGCGGTCATCCGGCTGCCCAGTCAGAAGAGTTGCCGGAGATTCCTCGACCGGGTTCGCCAATGGCTACGCGCCCACAACCATTGGAAGGTGCGAGACCAGCAGAAGCGGTTGAGTCAGATGCTACGCGGCTACTACCAGTACTTCGCGCTGCCGCACTGCGGTGCCAAGCTGTTTGCCGTCTACTCGACAGTTACGCGTCAGTGGCGACGAACGCTACTTCGTCGCAGTCAACGCAGCAGGGCACACTGGAGCTACTTGCGTAAGCAGGCATGGTTCAGACTGCCGACGCCGGTGAGCCTTCACCCGACGGTCTGACGGGGCCTTCAGGCGGATGCGTCCTGAAGAGCCCGTTGCGGGAAATCTGCACGGCGGGTTCTGTGGGGGGCCTGGGTGGGCGACCACCCAGGTCTACCCGACATCGCCTGGCCGAGCAGTCGCAGCAGGTCACACGCCGGGATCCGCAGTCCGGGCATCTCTTCGTTTTCCGCTCACGCCGTGGTGACAGACTGAAGGCACTCTATTGGGACAAGGACGGATACGTTCTGGTGTACAAGCGTTTGGAAGAAGGCACATTCAAACTTCCCAAGCTCGCCGCGGATCAGGAATCGGTCGAATTAAAAGCCAGCGAACTGGCCATGCTGCTCGACGGCATCGACCTGTCGAGCGTCAAGCGCGTGAAGCGTTACAAGCGTGCATGCGCTAACGCGTAGCCTGCGGCAAGAACTTCGCAGATTTTTGCGGGAATCTTCGTGCGCAATCAACGAAGCGCGTGTATACTTCCATTGTCATGGAGGACGCTTCCTTCCTTGCATCCCTGCCCGATGATATCAACGAACTGAAGCGGCTGCTGGTCGCGCGCGAAGAACAGCACCGAGTGACAATCGCTGGTCACGAGAACACGATCGCCACGCTCACGCAACAACGCGACGAATACTACATCGAGAAGCTGCGGCTGGAGGTACGACTGGCCAAGGCATTGAAGCAGGCCTACGGTCCGCGGGCCGACCGGGTGCGAGCCTCGGCCAGCTCTTGCTGGGCTTCGCCCAACAAGTCGATGCCTTGCCGATCGCCACGGATCTTCCGGACGATATCGCTGGTGACGACGAAGCCACGGCGCAAGCACCATCGCGCTCTCGCCGGCTGCGCATGCGCGGCCGGCGGGACATCGGGACGCTCGACCACCTGCCGCTGATCGAGCAGGTCTACGAATTGACCGACGAACTCTGTCGTTGCCCGAACTGCCAGGCCGAGCGGGAGAAGATCGGCGCGGCCGTCAGCTACACCATCGAGTACCTCCCGGGCTCGCTGGTTCGCATCAAGCACGTGCAGCACAAGTACGCCTGCCGCCACTGCGAGCAGAACGGAGAGAATCCCCGCATCACCCTGGCGCCCAAGACGAACGGCTCGCCGATCGACAAGGGGATGCCGGGCCCCGGCCTGCTGGCCTTCGTAGCCACTTCGAAGTTCAGCGACTACCTGCCCCTGCACCGTCTGCAGACCATCTTTGCCCGGGAGGGCTTCGAGCTCGACCGGTCGACCCTGTGCGTGTGGATGGCGGACGTCGCCCGGCTGGTGCGACCACTGTACGACCGCATGGTGCAGCGCGTGCTGCAATCCCACGTCCTGGCCACCGACGACACGGTCATGCCCATGCAGCATCCGGGCAAGACCAGGAAGGCCCGGATGTGGATCTACCAGGGAGACGAGTCACAACCGTACAACGTCCTCGACTTCACCGTCAGTCACTCGCGTGACGGCCCGGCCCGGTTCCTCGAGAACTTCCGCAGTACCTTGCTGGCGGATGCCTATGGTGGTTATGACGGGATCGTCCTGACTCAGGAGCTTCCGCGCGCCGGCTGCTGGGCCCACGCGCGGCGCAAGTTCATCGACTGCCAGGCGGCGGCTCCGCAGGTGACGCAAGCTATCCTGCATTTGATCAAGGGACTGTTCGCGGTGGA contains:
- the ltrA gene encoding group II intron reverse transcriptase/maturase, with product MTTELRKVVDRAQADHHVRFTSLAHLLTLEFLAETWALVNKRGAHGVDGETVKEFEENLKARLEDLHQRLKAGRYRAPAVRRVHIPKGPGKTRPLGIPTVEDRLVQAAVARILSAVFEPVFCDCSFGYRPGCSAHDALRRLRSHLIGGKVMHVYEADIRSYFDRVNHEWLRRMLAQRIADPVIMRLINKWLRAGVMEDGVTIRQEGGVPQGGPISPILANVYLHYALDLWFERRFKKHCRGQACLVRFADDFVATFQYGSDADRFGAELRARMEMFGLELSPEKTRRLLFGRFARERLAAQGKRPDTFDFLGFKHVCGVDRQGRFAVIRLPSQKSCRRFLDRVRQWLRAHNHWKVRDQQKRLSQMLRGYYQYFALPHCGAKLFAVYSTVTRQWRRTLLRRSQRSRAHWSYLRKQAWFRLPTPVSLHPTV
- a CDS encoding tetratricopeptide repeat protein, translated to MLLVRRDLNPSTQVLVAQTLEQLGHALYVQGRYEAAHDAWQECVALRQGISTEHWLTYRAGGLLRQSITALGRFEQAERLLPDSYTALLAQRDVIPQVGGGICLNDARDRLVVLYEAWGKSDAAARWKSTGESAGH
- a CDS encoding IS66 family transposase is translated as MRGRRDIGTLDHLPLIEQVYELTDELCRCPNCQAEREKIGAAVSYTIEYLPGSLVRIKHVQHKYACRHCEQNGENPRITLAPKTNGSPIDKGMPGPGLLAFVATSKFSDYLPLHRLQTIFAREGFELDRSTLCVWMADVARLVRPLYDRMVQRVLQSHVLATDDTVMPMQHPGKTRKARMWIYQGDESQPYNVLDFTVSHSRDGPARFLENFRSTLLADAYGGYDGIVLTQELPRAGCWAHARRKFIDCQAAAPQVTQAILHLIKGLFAVERRAKDRALDERLRRRQAEAVPLLESLHALLTEQKAKLLPKHPLSEAIQYTLNQWSALTLFVTDPAVPIHNNLAEQEMKRIALLRKNALFVATPRGGETAAILSSLTSTCRRHGVNPQAYLTQLLANLPDTPVNDIDQWLPDEWKKRMANQPAESDPRPT
- the tnpB gene encoding IS66 family insertion sequence element accessory protein TnpB, with protein sequence MVQTADAGEPSPDGLTGPSGGCVLKSPLREICTAGSVGGLGGRPPRSTRHRLAEQSQQVTRRDPQSGHLFVFRSRRGDRLKALYWDKDGYVLVYKRLEEGTFKLPKLAADQESVELKASELAMLLDGIDLSSVKRVKRYKRACANA
- a CDS encoding transposase, whose protein sequence is MSALARYYLWRARGISKPRGNLKNRIKEQQLMLFADRASCHSFVANQLRLLLSSAACALVKTPRRTALASWCTIRNRQSRSTREKRGRCVRARSRARPQRIGPFHSTSQEIWRLTALEGESTLAAERKGTRAACSMPDCTASVLILFLEAPGDRRIGLVSPSFLDYRHRGLYFLRLAKEHDHLGFIARLLIASHLEALIPERFLIKLGELLDRGRHSDAQLEYFAAVRRGHVGAVLHLGAAYDRKREAVRNIAVANTDRPLVRLNPGRVSFRLDGGLALVRLYGDLLSLDLDRSSARLHGRLLLRPAASHDGQEHEYE